The Pungitius pungitius chromosome 10, fPunPun2.1, whole genome shotgun sequence DNA window AGTAAATATGGTGAATGGGTCTTTGTAACCAGCCTGTGTGCCAACGAAAAGATCACGTCCCTTTGAAATGTCTCTCACTATTCGTATCTGatgcttcttttttgtttctttcatttctgcTAATTCTTGCTTCATTTTctcatcactctctctctcatttggcatgtttttttttaattggatgAAATATTTGTTAAAGAAACGCTTTTCTTTCCCCGGAGCCTTTTGATAACATTGAACTGACTGCCTCTTACACTCAACCGAGCTAAATCACAACAGGGGGATCGTCATCACTCCTCCAAATCTAGATCACGTTGTaatcctcattttttttttaaatgtctacgtCAACATTCCCAAAAATTGACgtcttaaaaaacaacaacaacaaccaaggTACGAAACCTTTGCTCGCCAGCAGGCGACCAGTCAATTTGAATGTGTACCGCCACACGCGTCGACCTTATGAGAGCCTCTCGAAGGGCCGACACAAGACGCGAGCTGAGGGCCCAGACTCGAGGAATGTGTGAGTGGCAGTGAGGAAAAGGTTTCAGGCAGAGGGTGGTTGGCCCCGGGAGGCCCCGTATGACCTGTGGATGCAGTTTGGGCTTCAACCCTCCCTCTCGTCTGGGAGCTTTCTAAAACGGCGTGACAGCTGTGAATGTACAAtatgcagccttttttttttttttttttggaaatatcACCCCCGCCGTGTCCAGCTGGCCGGCCCGAGAGGCACAGATTGTCGCCGTCGTCGTCGCTCTCCTCTGTTAACTTttcctttgtgtttctttgttatttttggcGAGCTGGACACGCGGGTCCTGGTGTCCCTTTGTGCTTTACTTTGGAGACCGTGGAAGCTTGTTGCCTTATTTTGTCACCCATCACCTATCAGCTTCATCTTCCAGACGCAAAGTTATTGCCAATGCACACAgcttcctgcgtgtgtgtgtgtgtgtgcgcgtgtgagtgtgcgcatgtgtgtgtgtttgtgtatatatatataaaaagagagAGTAATATTTATGAATctatttttttcctattttgtgATGAGAGCTATTGATAAgaactaaaaagaaaacaaagtccttttctttttctcctcagtgGGACACTGCCATATTATTTTGAAGGGAAGTGTTTATTTTCTTGAAAACTAGACTATGAATAATACTAATACAACTATAAACCTGAAATATAGGAGAACAGTAAAGTGAACCACCACGTTAACTTTGGTCAGGATGTGAACAGTGCGCATGTCAGTATTGTGATCTACCTCAGGCTTCAGGGTACCTCAGTCCGATCTTtcatttccccccttttttccccacattTGTATGCCTTGTTAACTGATCATTTGAgcgttttttattttccttttttaatggggtggggggggagaaaaaaaaaagaacaacacaaaagaTTTACAGTAGGCTAATCACTAAACTCTTCAGGTCCAGCCAACTAGCGAAAACTTTGTAAACCGTAGTCAACTCAGTTGGACTGTCCTTGCCTGGACGCCATGCAGCCTCTTAAGGACACACGTCAAAAGGGTTGTTGCTAGAGAGGAATGAAGAGCGGGATGTAAGGGGTACATGCCTGCAGGAAGTGGTTCTGCATGTGGATGTTGTGTACTGATTTCACCatcaaagagaaacaaagaaaaaggtacAAATCAAGCAGAAAACACCTGTACCTGCTGTTTTTTCCCAACTGTACCTCcaggttattatttttttttagacttttaaaacaaaacaatgaagttCATCCACTtgggggtggaaaaaaaaagatttttttaacaatccaATTCAATCTTACCAGCTCTTTTTGATAACAGCATTCTCTGGGGTtggatttaacaaaaaaaaaactgtaaaagaaaGCTGCAAAAATACGCCTGAGGGGACTCCTGAACTCGGTGTAAAAGCCCTCGTCTTTAGTGTAGTAGAACAACTCTAGTCGTGGATATGTCACTGCGTACGGCAGGGGACCTGTATACCTGTTAATGTGTAGAGTCACACATAAACGTGTCATTTTCCGTCTCTCCAGAACACTTGTCGGAGCTTTCCTCTGAACGGAGTAGATGTCTTTGTTCCTGTGCTGTACATTTCAGAATCACCTCTCAGAATCCATGGCTGACTTTAGTTACTAAAATCGATGTAGGgcaagaaaataattaaatgtatgaacaataaaagtgaaagttAGTTTATCTTTGGAGTTCTTTCACCCGTTGAGTtgattgttgctttttttttatttttattttttcttctccgcGAGGGCAGACTTTTGTCCTCGGATGACTTGGATCGTCCTCGTCCCACTGAACACAGACTAGCAGAGCTCAAAATAAACCTACAAGGTCTATCAAACTAATCACACAATGCCTGAGGCTGCCTCGGTGAGCCTCAACTCACAGCCAGCACGGTACCTCACACTGACGACgaagacgacgatgatgatggtgatgatggctCACCAGACCCGGTTCAAGTACCCTGACCGTACCCAGGTGAATGCTGTCGTAGGGCACGTTGAGGAGAAAATGGCTTTTCACGGTAGCACTGGATATCGTAGTTTGTTTTGACTTGTCGGAAGCGGCTCCATGGAGCGGTTTTGGGGTTTGTGGCTCTTGTCTCGCGTTGCACAGGACTCTCCGGACCCGTGATGCTCTTGTTTTTGGCTCTTTACACAGCGAGTGCTTGGCAGTGGTTGTTGAGACATCTGTAAGCCGACCGCAATCTGAGGCAAGACTCGTCAAGATGAcagtaacctttttttttttaattttccaagGATTGGTGTTTCTAGGTTTTGTGGGGTGTTGCTAGACATTAATATTCAGTACCAGAaaatcacaaatacacacttcaCTGTGCTGTGTTGTTAGTCATATAACATGGTGGTTTgatagtttagtttttttttttcctgttgatCTGGTTTTCTCGTCATTGACACTGATTTAATAATGTAGTCTGTGGCGTAGCTGCGATTCTTTGCTTTACTTTTCATTCCTTTTAGATCACTACCAATAATACTAGCAGTTCAAATGTGATTGAAACAGATCCTAGCTAGGAGTTAACAGAATTTCTAATCAaaattgcaaaataaataaatttgacATGCAAGGAAGGAAGGTTGACAGATTATCCAGGTctgattatattttttaaaagctgataAAATCTTGTTCTGCGTTTGCATCTGAGCAGAAAAAGAGGGCATTCAACAACTATCAGAAAACCACAGGTGAGAAAAAAGTGTAGTCAACTCTGTTTGGATGTATGCAGAACcgcagcagtgttttttttttttgtactgtcTTGTTGTTAAATGGGAAAACACAAAGCATAGCATGAGACTGTTGTAGGCGATCCAGTTTGTACACTCTATAGCACCAGACTTTCAGCAGTGGTTTTACATGGATCCATTTCTTAACTGCATTTCACCATTTGGGAGATTCCTTTTATTACAACCCTCAAATCCAACATTTCCCACAGACCTGCAGGTCCCAAACACCTCAAGGTAATTGGTGACTGTGCGCCGGACAGACATTCGATCCCTTTTGAATCCATCTGGTGGATCCATTGCCTTTCTGGTAACAGCCATGCTGTTGTTTTGAGTTGTGAGTGAACTGTATTGCTGAGCAACCTGGATCTGAGCAATAAagaatatttgaaaaaagaaactgtTTTCTCATGTTTAccattttataatattttagGTTGCTTTCaccactaaatttaaaaaaaatagcacaTCAGTTGTGATCTGAGACAATATAAATGTAAACAGcacttaaaatattttagatcaTTTACAAAAAGCTAGAATTTAAAACATACCCATAACTGTACAAAAGACACAGGGGCTGAGAAAAGAGGAGCAGCATGAAAACTTGATTTAACAAGAGGCCTCACACGGCCCAAACTAACTGCACATTCACATTTGTGACATTTGGTCACAAACAATAATGATGCATTTAAATTGGGTGATCAAGAGGAGAAATTACAAGAAATATTTGTCTAAGAACACTTTAACAATTTGTGCTGGAATTGCTAAATGCAATTGTCAAACAAGAAACATCTTTCCTCTTGTAATACGTGTGCTGCAAACCCCACACAGCAAAGTATTCACACAGACTTTTGAAAATCGGAATCATCCATCCACATTAAACAGGAGAAGTCTGTCACGTTAACTTTTCCACCAGCCCATTACGGAGGTAGAAGTTTTAAACCATCACCACATGACACTGTGACACGGTGGCACGTTACATCGAGCCGGTTGTCCCTTTCTGCACATGAACACTGTGCGAGgtcacatgcacgcacgcatgcTGTGCCCATGGAAGTTGCGGCACAGAAACTCCAACAGTTGACAAAATACTTGataaattgattttaaaaaaaccacaCCACTTTAAAAACGCATTCACTCTTCGCCAGAACAAATCACTGGACCTTCTTATCCGCCACGGACCCGTTCTGCGATTGGCCGGCCACGTGGAGGCGCTTCTGACTCCACCGTCGGATAAGCGCGCCGGGCAGCAGAGCCACGCAGGCCATGGCCAGCAGCTGCAGTAGCCTCTCCCAGGAGAACAGGTCGTCCAACGACGCCACCTCGGACAGCATGACGCCCGCCTGGACGCAGATGAAGTTGTACGGCAGGAGGCCTACCGGAAGCAGAGCAGAGCCATGGTTGGACAGATATTGCCGAGCTTCGTGAAAAACAAATGCTGGATCAATCCTTCAAAATCgtcatttcaaaatgtctcaCAATCTAGAATTGAAGCCGATTTAAACAACGGAACGTGCTCCGCGTTGCGAGCTTCCCGACGTAAAGTTTGATGAATGCGTCATCTCGCGGTTTAAGAGCCAGGTGATGTGACGCGTGCTCACCAATGAAGACGGAGCCAAAGAAGAAGGTGATGGGGATGTTGACAATAGGGGCGGACATGTTCAGGAACCAGTTGGGAGTCATGGGAAAGAATCTCAGgaagagcagaaagaaaaacaaactgcccTGGTTCTCCTCAACCTGGGAGATAAAGATGAGGTTGTTAATGTGATACGGATTCCTCCCCTCAATGCCAATCTTATGTCACTCCACTTTCTGATACAATAACTACAGCAACCTTGTTATAGCAGAATCAGGTAGGTATAGGTAAATAGAACTGCTGATAGTAGTATAGCTAAATAAATAAGGAAATGTTAAGGAACGGCACGTAGGCCTTGCTGTGTATTTGAATGCACTGTacggtgtcttttttttcttctctgcagtGGATTGTACTTGAGACTCAAACTTGGCTGAAATCGAAGCTAATGTAGTTTCCGATCTCACACGGATGGTGTCATATTTTTACCTTCCTCTGTATCATGGAGACTTTATCAGGGAAGAGGTTGATGATGTAGCGCTTTCCGAAAGCCTTGGACAGGAGGTAGCACATGGTGGAGCCCACAGTGGTGAGCACAGAGGCCAGCAGCAGCCCTTGATATGGTCCAAATATAGCGCCTGCTAAAATGTTCTGCACAACGACACACGCAGAGGGCCCGGGTTAATATACATCATCAATATGCGCAAGTAAATGATCCGCTCTGACGCGCACACCTACTGTGCTTGTCTActgaagagagagaaatacaGACAGTGTTGTTATAAGTGTAAGATGTCGAGTGTCACGTTAACTAGCAGAGTGGCTGAGGTCTCTTCActgtgctgcagaggaggatgTAACAAATGTATCTAGGGACAGAAAAACTGTCACAAAATCCGTTGATCGCCGACACAAAAAAGTGAAGTCTGGCATCTCTTTGTTGTTAGAGCTAGGATATTTTCATCCTCTGCAGGATGTCTGAAGAGACATTTCATAGACTTCTCCCTAAAGTGGGCCTTCCATGCAGGTGTACTTTCTTTCACACCAACCAGACACGAACATTTTCTAGCCACTTGTAATCAATGTGTCATATTTTCTGACCAACATGTAAAAAGATGAGAAAAAGCATCTGAACACTGAGTCTTTTAGACTgtacttttcatcttttttgttttactcttACCAGAAACGAGGACCCAGGGATGGCAAAGGACTGCTTGTAGAGATATGCACTGCAGAAGAGGAGCAGAACATACCCAGTGTGCTCCGTCTTGTAGAACTGCAGGAGCTCAGCTAGTTCCCTCAACTCCTCCAAGTCTGAGGGGAACTTCAACCTGCAGGAACAAATTAGTCACATCATCGAACATTAACAGAGCGGAGCGTGAATATGGACAAATGATATCACTGCAatcaacaatatttaaaaaaaaatctgttaaaaatacaaaaaggcacCGATCAAATAATGAGCCTTTTCAACCAGTGACCCGAGTTGAACCGGGTTTGTGACACTCATTCCCCCACTGACCcatgcacgcgcacacccacccactcacacacacacgactatCAATCTATTGATCTTCGAGTACTGCCCCGGTAGAAGTGAGTGTGCATGAAGGACAGCGAGACATGGGTGAACTAATAACCCAGGGACGTAACGTTAACGAAGTTACATGGAGGGAAGCTGAAAGCCACTAGCGTCAGTCACCTGCTGGGTGGCTCGGACTCCTCAGTCTCCTCATGACGTCCCTCGGCGGTCGGACGAGGACGTCGCCGCGGTGCGGCCGGCAGGTACAACGACAGATAATACAGGTACACGCTGGCTGCGACGACCACAGCGATCAGTCCGACCAGTGAGCGCATATTCCCCCCCACACTTTGACCACCAGGATGCGGGCTTTGACTCCGTGTTGCCAGCGAGCGAAGCAACGGCcggatcttcttcttcctcttcttgaaGCCTCCACGCTGTTACGTCACTGCCCTCTAGTGGGAGGAGTCAGAGCGACCGGGTTCAGTTTATATTATGATTATGTAAATTAAATCGCGTTGTAATTTTGATCTACTACAACCACAAAGCCAAGTTAAgtgaatgttaaaaaaacaaggagtAATACAATGACTAATTAAGgccaaagggaggggggggggtgaaacaatTACATTGGGAAATAATTTTGTCTGAAACTCAGCAGATGTTTTGAAAGGTACTTAAATATGGAGTATTCATACTATAAGATCTTTAAAGTTGTTTCCCTCCCCCAGTTGATGTGAAAGAGTCGGAACGAGGACGCGCAGGCTGGACCGACGGGTGGGAGGCGGGGCTAAAGAAAACGCTACTGCGCATGCTCAGTGGGCCCAGTGATCCGGGTATTTTACCATCTACTTTGATACTCGGAAGTTGAAACTTTTTTTGCGTCATGCGCCATTGAGCAACTTTCATAGCAATGAACGTGGCGCCATCTTTGACACCGTGTAGTTCTGATTATGCGTTCATGATATCACGTGATAAAAGATTGACAGATGTAATGTAGCATTGACAGGGGGAGTGGCGATACAAAGTTCCGTCTCCGTACCTAAAAAAACTGCGATACAGGGTACTAGGAGTAGTAGGAGCGATATACTCAATATGGCTCAATATACTCGCGTCTCGGGGTTTGTTGGCTTAATTACCCTCCAGAATCCGCCTGTTAACGCACTCAGGTGAGCTGaagttcaattcattttattttgtatagccccaaATCGCacattacaaatttgcctcagagggctttacagaaATCAAAGGCTGCAGACCTTTTTAAATGcacgtttctttgtgtgttttagagaTACATTAACCCATCCAATCTTTCACAAGCTGAAACTGATTTTTTGAGAAAGAGAACAAGATGATTtctaaaaacaagagaaaaatcCGTATGTTTTGCCAAATTTTTAACGTCATGAGAAAGAGCTTTTGGTTGGCTTAAATACTGAACATTATTTGTCATAATATTGTTATGGCAATGACCGATAATGAGTACTTCAACCTTTAATTATCTTACGTAAACTTGGCAGAGAATACTCTCACTTGTAGTATTATGGGATACAGCAAAGTCTGATCACCTGGTCAATGATCTACTGCAGGAGCGAGGGGATTGAAGTCTCTTTTTCTCATTAGAAATGGAATTAGACCACCTTTTTCACTGAAACGTTTTGTATTCATTGTCATGTTCTGCACAATGAATGTCATGTATGGTCAAGAAGGGCTGTAGTCTACATGCCTGTAATGTCCCTTAAGCATAGCCAACAATTTAAGGCTAATAAAGGTAAACTTTGGAAATATGATACTTATGTATATtgtataaatctttttttacataCAGTGCGGTGGTGAGACAGGGGATTGTTGACAAGGTGAAGACTGCTCTCAGTGACCCAAAGGTGAAGTCTGTGGTCATCTGTGGCCACAATGGAAACTTCTGTGGAGgtatggagtttttttttttaatttgtataacCTTAAACCCTAAAATCCTCAACATTCATAAGCAAACATCTTCATGGAATCGGAAGCATTTCCAAATTACAATGCTTTGTTTATGCCTCAAGGTCCGAACCCCTCCTGTTAGAAgcataaattacatttgtttgcACAACAGGGGCAGACATCAAGGAGTTTGGGGGTGAAATGACTGGACCGCCACTGATACCGATGATCCACGCCATCGAGGCCGCCAACAAGCCGATGGTGGCGGCCATAGAGGGGAACACTTTAGGCGGAGGCCTCGAGCTGGCACTTGGTTGCCATTATCGAATCGCACATTCTAAAGTTAGTCCATGCTTCATTCCTGTCTGTGTCTTCAGGTCATTGAGGACGCTCCTCACTGTGTGACTGACTTGGTAATAAGACCAGTTCGAAACACAGCGGTTTGAGCATGTCATATTCTCTACATTAGGTTTGCTTTTGCACTGTAAAGGTATAGTTTCCTTGCAATAATCAGTGTATTATTGTCATGGAAACCCCTCACTGATGTGCACGTCCCAATCATCAAACTCTGTCCTTTCAGGCCAGACTGGGTCTTCCAGAGGTGACTCTGGGTCTGCTGCCAGCTGCAGGAGGCAGCCAGAGGTTGCCGAGGCTCATCGGGGTCCCAGATGCGTTAGACCTCATCACCACAGGTAGCAAAGACAGGTTGACCTTGCAGGACCATCAATACTTCATAGTAGAGGTTTAGACCCTTTTTAAAGTAGCAATTCAGATACATGGAAGTATCAATAAATATGAAGATATATTATGGTCTGTTTTCCCTCCAGGGTTGTATACCCACCCATGTTTTGTCTTGTTTCAGTTGAGCTTCATGCAGGCACAACATATCTTTGAAAACCCATTATTACTCAGAACTGCACTGTTTGTTGTAAATTAACCTAGGATGTGGAGACTGGTAGTACACTCTGATGACCAGCAGAGGTCAGCATGTGTTCAGTTTTACCGCGCTTACTTTCACAGAAGTGTGATTCACCGTTGTTTTCTCACAACGAATACATCCAGTTTGTAATTCCTCCTCATTTCAAAGATTCTAACAGGTGTTTCTACAGTGCCTGGAATGCTCGTCATaccatatttgaataatttgaaaTGCCACTCTGATCGACCTTCGATGCCCTTCACATCTCCCACAGGACGCCATGTAACGGCCGCCGAGGCCCTGCAACTCGGCATTGTGGACCAGGTGACTGATTCCAACACAGTCGACGCAGCTGTGAAGTTTGCCCTGAGTGTTGCAGGTGAGCAACAACTCCACTCTCCTCTTCACAGGTGTTAAAAACCGAACTCCGTGAAAAGGACGAGCCTTTCTTCCCAGCGCAGTTATTTTGGGGGAGTCCGACATCGAGCAGTGTCGACACGTCGGTTTGTGGAAGTCAAAGGAAGCAGAAAACACGTCGGGCACATCCTCCACCGCGGAAGACGTGAATGTTTCATGGCTCTGTCAGATGCGCTCTGATGTCTTCACTGCTTTTGCTGTATTATTCAGAAGGGTGAAAAGGGACAAACTTTCCTAGAATATTAATAACGGGCCCCTCGCCATTAATTTAGTGGGAAGGAGATTTCTCCATGAACGAGCATGAGACCTGTCAACCCACTGACTGCGTCGCTAAAGTGTGCCACGTCCCCACAGCTCAGGTCGGGTGATTTCTCATTCTGTGTAAAGACAAACCTCGTTCACAAGCTGAATGACTATTGGTGGGCTCGACTGATACAAAATAACTCATCTCCTTTTAGCACATTTATAGATTAAATGTTGATTTTCCTCTTAGCTTCCTTTTCAAACCACAGATATGAGTCTCATCCAAGAATTGGCATAAAAGTGAATACGCATAGTTCCcacaaatgtcaaactattcctgtAATTGGTATTGTGAAATAATCAGCATACTTCACAATCTAGTGTTTTGTGCTTGTGCCCAATGGCAAACGAACCCACGGCTGATCAAAAATCTCAACAATACGTCTCCAGGATAAGCCGTGAAACATTTCATAACCAAGAGATGATTGAAGTATTTTGCCTTTTTACAAAtgctcccccgcccccccaacacacacacacacacactcccactgcCAAGATGACTGAGTGGGTGGGCAAGTGAGTGTTTGTAACGCCGAGGCTCAGCGAGTGAGTCACACAGAGAAgccagcaccacacacacacacaatgggagaTTTGAGGAGATGGGACTGAAAACCTATGGGTTCTCCGATGCTGATTAGCAGGCGCGTTGAATCGGGAGAGGAAACGTGTgtctaaatgtacacacacCACGTGCGACTGTTTGGGGACATGGAGACGCAGCGGCTCAGTCGGTCACATCCATAGATGCG harbors:
- the tmem41aa gene encoding transmembrane protein 41A-A; this encodes MRSLVGLIAVVVAASVYLYYLSLYLPAAPRRRPRPTAEGRHEETEESEPPSRLKFPSDLEELRELAELLQFYKTEHTGYVLLLFCSAYLYKQSFAIPGSSFLNILAGAIFGPYQGLLLASVLTTVGSTMCYLLSKAFGKRYIINLFPDKVSMIQRKVEENQGSLFFFLLFLRFFPMTPNWFLNMSAPIVNIPITFFFGSVFIGLLPYNFICVQAGVMLSEVASLDDLFSWERLLQLLAMACVALLPGALIRRWSQKRLHVAGQSQNGSVADKKVQ